One genomic segment of Suncus etruscus isolate mSunEtr1 chromosome 15, mSunEtr1.pri.cur, whole genome shotgun sequence includes these proteins:
- the CYTH3 gene encoding cytohesin-3 isoform X2, which produces MTEIDNLTSVEESKTSQRNKQIAMGRKKFNMDPKKGIQFLIENDLLQTAPEDVAQFLYKGEGLNKTVIGDYLGERDEFNIKVLQAFVELHEFADLNLVQALRQFLWSFRLPGEAQKIDRMMEAFAARYCLCNPGVFQSTDTCYVLSFAIIMLNTSLHNHNVRDKPTAERFVTMNRGINEGGDLPEELLRNLYESIKNEPFKIPEDDGNDLTHTFFNPDREGWLLKLGGRVKTWKRRWFILTDNCLYYFEYTTDKEPRGIIPLENLSIREVEDPRKPNCFELYNPSHKGQVIKACKTEADGRVVEGNHVVYRISAPSPEEKDEWMKSIRASISRDPFYDMLATRKRRIANKK; this is translated from the exons ATGACGGAAATTGACAACCTGACCTCAGTGGAGGAGAG CAAAACATCCCAGAGGAACAAACAGATCGCCATGGGCAGGAAGAAGTTCAACATGGACCCCAAAAAg GGGATCCAGTTCCTCATTGAGAACGACCTGCTGCAGACAGCGCCTGAGGATGTGGCCCAGTTCCTATACAAGGGCGAAGGCCTCAACAAGACGGTCATCGGGGACTACCTGGGGGAGAG GGACGAGTTCAATATCAAGGTGCTCCAGGCCTTCGTGGAACTACATGAGTTTGCCGACCTCAACCTTGTCCAAGCTTTGAG gcagTTCCTATGGAGCTTCCGGCTGCCAGGGGAGGCACAGAAGATAGACCGTATGATGGAGGCCTTCGCTGCCCGCTACTGCCTGTGCAACCCCGGGGTCTTCCAGTCTACGG ACACCTGCTACGTGCTCTCGTTCGCCATCATCATGCTCAACACGAGCCTGCACAACCACAATGTGCGTGACAAGCCCACGGCCGAGCGCTTTGTCACTATGAATCGCGGCATTAATGAGGGAGGCGACCTCCCCGAGGAGCTGCTGAGG AACCTCTACGAGAGCATCAAGAATGAGCCGTTTAAGATCCCCGAGGATGATGGCAACGATCTGACGCACACCTTCTTTAACCCCGACCGTGAGGGCTGGCTACTGAAGCTGG GTGGCCGTGTGAAGACCTGGAAGCGGCGGTGGTTCATCCTTACCGACAACTGCCTCTATTACTTCGAGTACACCACG GACAAGGAGCCCCGGGGAATCATCCCGCTGGAGAACCTCAGCATCCGGGAGGTGGAAGACCCCCGAAAGCCT AACTGCTTCGAGCTTTACAACCCGAGCCACAAAGGGCAGGTGATCAAGGCCTGTAAGACAGAGGCAGACGGGCGCGTGGTGGAGGGGAACCACGTGGTTTACCGCATCTCGGCGCCCAGCCCCGAGGAGAAGGATGAATGGATGAAATCCATCAG AGCAAGCATCAGTCGTGATCCGTTCTACGACATGTTGGCAACGAGGAAAAGGAGAATCGCCAACAAAAAATAG
- the CYTH3 gene encoding cytohesin-3 isoform X1 — MFLLQRLKYEIAEVMTEIDNLTSVEESKTSQRNKQIAMGRKKFNMDPKKGIQFLIENDLLQTAPEDVAQFLYKGEGLNKTVIGDYLGERDEFNIKVLQAFVELHEFADLNLVQALRQFLWSFRLPGEAQKIDRMMEAFAARYCLCNPGVFQSTDTCYVLSFAIIMLNTSLHNHNVRDKPTAERFVTMNRGINEGGDLPEELLRNLYESIKNEPFKIPEDDGNDLTHTFFNPDREGWLLKLGGRVKTWKRRWFILTDNCLYYFEYTTDKEPRGIIPLENLSIREVEDPRKPNCFELYNPSHKGQVIKACKTEADGRVVEGNHVVYRISAPSPEEKDEWMKSIRASISRDPFYDMLATRKRRIANKK; from the exons ATGTTTCTCTTACAGAGACTAAAGTACGAGATCGCTGAGGTGATGACGGAAATTGACAACCTGACCTCAGTGGAGGAGAG CAAAACATCCCAGAGGAACAAACAGATCGCCATGGGCAGGAAGAAGTTCAACATGGACCCCAAAAAg GGGATCCAGTTCCTCATTGAGAACGACCTGCTGCAGACAGCGCCTGAGGATGTGGCCCAGTTCCTATACAAGGGCGAAGGCCTCAACAAGACGGTCATCGGGGACTACCTGGGGGAGAG GGACGAGTTCAATATCAAGGTGCTCCAGGCCTTCGTGGAACTACATGAGTTTGCCGACCTCAACCTTGTCCAAGCTTTGAG gcagTTCCTATGGAGCTTCCGGCTGCCAGGGGAGGCACAGAAGATAGACCGTATGATGGAGGCCTTCGCTGCCCGCTACTGCCTGTGCAACCCCGGGGTCTTCCAGTCTACGG ACACCTGCTACGTGCTCTCGTTCGCCATCATCATGCTCAACACGAGCCTGCACAACCACAATGTGCGTGACAAGCCCACGGCCGAGCGCTTTGTCACTATGAATCGCGGCATTAATGAGGGAGGCGACCTCCCCGAGGAGCTGCTGAGG AACCTCTACGAGAGCATCAAGAATGAGCCGTTTAAGATCCCCGAGGATGATGGCAACGATCTGACGCACACCTTCTTTAACCCCGACCGTGAGGGCTGGCTACTGAAGCTGG GTGGCCGTGTGAAGACCTGGAAGCGGCGGTGGTTCATCCTTACCGACAACTGCCTCTATTACTTCGAGTACACCACG GACAAGGAGCCCCGGGGAATCATCCCGCTGGAGAACCTCAGCATCCGGGAGGTGGAAGACCCCCGAAAGCCT AACTGCTTCGAGCTTTACAACCCGAGCCACAAAGGGCAGGTGATCAAGGCCTGTAAGACAGAGGCAGACGGGCGCGTGGTGGAGGGGAACCACGTGGTTTACCGCATCTCGGCGCCCAGCCCCGAGGAGAAGGATGAATGGATGAAATCCATCAG AGCAAGCATCAGTCGTGATCCGTTCTACGACATGTTGGCAACGAGGAAAAGGAGAATCGCCAACAAAAAATAG